ATTTCATTGATTTAAAAGAGCCGGATACGGTAGGCGCCAAGGAAGTGAAAGAGTATCTCGAATATCTGGCAACGCGGCGAGAGGTGGCCGGCAACACCCAGCGACAGGCCTTGAATGCCATAGTCTTTCTGTATGCCAAGGTTCTGGAGAAACCACTTGGCGATATCGGCGCTTATGCAAAACCCAAGAAGCCCCAGCGACTCCCGGTGGTGTTTACACATGACGAAGTGGATCTGGTGCTTGAGTCACTCGAAGGAACCATGGGCCTGATGGCCGGGCTGTTATATGGGAGCGGCTTACGACACATGGAGTGTGTCCGTTTGCGAGTCAAGGACATTGATTTTGCCAGACAACAGCTCCTGGTTCGCGGTAAGGGCGGCAAGGACCGGTTGACGGTCTTATCTGAACGTTTTAATGAGCCTCTTCAGGAACATCTCCTGAGGGTCAAGGAACTCCACAATGCCGATCTAAAAAATGGCTATGGTAAAGGGGTCAGATCTTTGCTTGACTCTTGCTTGTTTACCACCTTTTGCGCCGCAGTCCTTTTTGCAATCCGGAGGCATCTTGCTCAATTTGCAGTCAACATATTTTCAAAAAGTGTTGCTGCTTAAACGGCTTCTTTCTGTTGTTATATAAGATGCGTAAGATTTGTGCCGTAATTTTTCGGGAGACGATCTAACAAAAAAAGAGTGAACGAAAATCCATTGTTTGGGGAAGAGAGACGGGGGGCTTTCCGGGCAGAGGTTCAAAGGATTATTTTCCACTTGCGGCCTGCTTTCAGGTAGTCGTTCAAGGTCCGGAAGCCGTACTCCCGCATCTTTTTGACCAGGAAAAGAAAGAGATAGGCAGTCTGCAGGGAATCCTGCAGGGCATTGTGCTCGGTGAATATCGGCAGGTTGAATTCGCGGCTCAGGGCATTCAGGGTATAGGCGCCATGGATGTTGCTGTGGTCGTAATAATGGCCGTGTTTCGATTCGTTGTAGGCCATGGCCAGGCGCATGGTGTCGAGATACGGGGTTTTCAGGGCGCCTCCGAACAGTTTGGTGGTGGCCTTGTTGATGAAATCCAGGTCCAGGCGGGTGTAATGCCCGATCTGGACGGCTTCACCGCAGAAATCGATGAACTCCGGCAATACTTCCGCGAGCGGCCGGGCCGCGATCAGTTTGCCGGGGGTGAGCCGGTGGATCAGGGTGCTTGGGGTATGGGCGTCTTTTTCCGGTCTGACCAGGGAATAGAATGTGCAGGCACACTGGATCTGCAGGTTGCGGATCTTGACCGCCCCGATCGCAACGATCTCGTCTTTATTGAGGTCAAACCCGGAGAGTTCCGTGTCGAAAACCACGAAATCATAGTCCTGGAGTGGCAGGTCTTTATTGAAATTACGAAAGTACTCCTGACTGCGGGCGATCAGCGGATGGACGCCGGTTGATTTTCTCCCGAACAGCTTGGCAATCTTTGAAAAATCCATTTTTCACTGTTCCGCCAGGTGAAATTCTTTGCTGAGGAAATCCTGCAGCCGGCCGATGACGGCAAATGCCTCTTTCAGGGTCTGTCGTTCAAGGTCGGTGAGGTCTTTGGGGTTGATATAGTTGTCCGGTTCCTGACCGGTCTCCATCATCTGCAACTGGTGGATCAGGCGCAGGTGCATCAGGAATTCATACGCCTCGATGATTTCGTTGCAGAGCCCCTGGGGCAGATACTGGTTTTCCTGCAGGAGGTTCAGGCGGGCAAGGGTGTTGGTCTCGGTGATCCCGTGCTTGAGTGACATCAGGCGGGCGAAATCGACGATGAAGACCAGGCCTCTGGTCTTGAGATCGAAGGTGTTCTTGTGTTCGCCATCCTTTTCGACGATGAAATTCTTGAAAAACGACAGGGGCGGGCGGGAGGAAAGACAGCTTTTTGCCAGCCAGAGCTGGAAGATATCAGATTTGCGGGCGGTTCGGGTGATTTCATCTCTGAGCGCCTCGGCCATCCCGTTGTCGCCGAAACCCGCCTTGAAATCGAAAAAGATCATTGACTTGAGAACGCTCTCCGGGGTGGGGGTCCGGCACCATTTCTGGAAGTAGCCGCTCCATACCGGAAAGGGCTGGCGCAGTTCCGGGTTGGAGGCCATGATGTTTCCCGGGCAGAGCGGATAGCCGCACTTGACGAGATGCTCGATCGCGCGTTCCGAGAAAGGTCTGAAGTACTCTTCCGCCTGGTCCTTCAGGGTCGGATCTTCCGGGGCGCCGTAGATGATCGCGTTGTCCTGATCGGTCTTGAAAGTCTGTTCCCTGCGGCCCTCGCTGCCCAGCAGCAGCCAGGCCCAGGGGACCGGGGCCCGGCCGAATTCCTCCTGCAGCAGGGAGAGCATCCGGTCTAAAACATGGTCGTTGAGCACGGCGATCATTCTGGTGATATTGTTGGCCTTCGCCCCTTCTTCGATCAAGGAGCGTACCACCTGCGGAATCTTCCTGGCCAGAGGGTAGAGGCCTTCAATCTTCTTCTGGGCGAGAATTTCGCGAAACAGGTACAGGGGGGAGGTGCCCTGGGTCACCATGATATCGTGGGTGGTGATCATCCTGATGATTTTGCCGTTCTGTTCGATGGCCAGATGATGGATCTTGGTCTTGATCATCTTCAGCAGGGCGTCGAAACAGACGGCCTGGCTGGAGATGGTCTGTACGGGAGAGGCCATGATCGCAGAAACCGGGGTTTTGAAATCTATGCCTTTGGCGACCACCTTGCTGCGGATATCCTTGTCGGTAACGATGCCGCTGATCTCACCCCGGCTGTCGGTCAACAGCAGTGAGCCGATCATGTTCTCGGACATGATGATTGCCGCTTCCTGGACCGTGGTGCTCTCCGGAGCCTGATAGAGGTTGCCTTTGGCGACATCTCCGACCTGGGCGCTGAACAGGTAGAGCGCGCCATCGGTCCGGGGGGCCATCTTGTGCTGGCGGACCTCGGAATAGACCAGACCGGCCATCTTGGCCGACATGGTGCGGAGGTAATACTGGGAAACGGCGGGATTTGAGTCGAGCAGATCGAGAAAATCCTGCTTTTCGAACAGAAAACAGAAGGTGTCGTCTATCGTTTCAATATTCAGGTTGGCCCTGGTTCCCTGGATCAGCGGCAACGCGCCGAAATATTCACCGACCCCCCGATAATCCTTGAGCGTCTGGGTGTCGCCCTCTGTCCGGTAGGTTTTGATCCCGCCCTGCTGGATCACATACAGATGGGAAACTTCCGTCTCTCCCTGGCGGAAGATCAGGGTTCCTTTGGGGTAAAAATCAATGGTGCATCTTCTCGCCAGTTTTGAAAGGGCCGCGGGATCGAGGTCCTTGAAGGGAAGAATCTCGGTAAGGAAGGCGAGGGCCACATTCGCCGGCACCTCATTTGTTTCATCTTTAGCCATTGGTGGGAGCCTTTTCGGGTGATTTGAGCCGCTCCTTCTTCGGGAACATCTTCAGGTAGAGAAATCCGGACAGAAACAGGATGACCCCGAGGAGCACTACTTCAAGCAATCGGTGGTTTTCAGGCTGAAAAAGGGAGAGGAAGGAAAGGACGAAGAGGTACAGAAAACCGGTGCGGCGAAAGCGAAGAATTTTTTTCAGGAGGTAGACATTGATCATCGGCACCACCATGGCGAGAAAAAATAGATAGTTGATCTGGCCGATGGCCACCGCCGCGAAGAGTTTCATCCCGGTCATGATTACCAGAAGAGCGCACAATGGCAGGTTGAGCAGTAAAAAAGCCCGGCGGTTTTTAAGGGTCGGCAGATCATTGAGGAGAAAGACCAGTTCTTCCTGGTTTTCGGTCTCTTTCAGGTTCCGCCAGACCTGGTCCTTGGTTTTGCCCTCCCCCAGGAGGTGTTCGATCTTGTCGAGCAATGTTTTTTCCATCTGATTTCGATATCCTTAATAAATATTATGATCGTGCTGCAGTGTGCTGGAAATCAAAAGACTTGTCAACCAGCTCCGGAGACGGCCTGCCGAAAAGGAAACCTTGGGCGTACGGAACACCGAGTTCGACAAGCTTTTCGTATTCCTCTCCGGTTTCAACCCCTTCGGCAATGATCTCCGAGTTCAACCCCCTGGCAAGGGCAACCAGAGAGGCGACAATCTTCTGCTTGATAAAACTTTTGTCCACGCCTCTCACAAAAGAGATGTCGATCTTCATGAAACCGGGATTTAATTCCATGACCCGCTCCAGATCGGAGTATCCGGTGCCGATATCATCGGTGGCCTGAACAATCCCGATATCCTTGTAATCCTGCAGCGCACTCCTGAACAGATCATAATTGTCGATGGCCAGCCTCTCGCTCACCTCGAAGACGACATTTTCCGGTTTGATCTTCAGATCGGCAAGCAGCTCCTTCAGGTAGGTGCCGCGAAACTCGGGATCGTGAATGGTCATGGTCAGGGTGTTGACGAAGATCTTTCGGTCTGTTTCCACATGACGGATGGTTTCAAGGGCGATCTTACGGCACAACCGGTCAAGTTCAAATGAAAGGCCGCATTCGCTCGCCACGACAAAGAGAAGCTGGGGGGTGTAAAATTCGGAGTGTTCAGGCCCCCGCGAAAGCGCTTCGTATCCTATGATCTCAAGGTCCGGCAGGGAGACAATCGGCTGGAAGACGGTATGGATGTTTTCTTCAATAATTATTTTCTGCAGGTTGAAGCGGCTTGAGTAGTCGTGCTTGAGGGTCATGAACTCACCCATCTTCTTGGCACTGCTGACCAGCTGGGTAATCAGACGCAGATTGCTGACCATCGGGTTGTTGATGACCAGGGCATATCCTATTGAGGGCCTCGCATACTCCTTGAGGTACGGATAGAATGTTTCAAACACCTTTTTTTCGGTATGAATCCTGAGCCTTTCGGTGATGGCTTCCAGGTGCCTGAGAAGCTGGGTCCGGTGTTCTCTCGGGGCGGAAAGGAAGATGATGAAGGTGTCGACATCGAACAGATCGACGACGAAGATATCCTCGGTGCGGAGTTCTTCGGTGCGGATCTTCAGGAGGTAGTCGTTGATGAACCTGAGTAGTTCCGTGTAGATTGTGCTGCCGTACAGGTATTCGACTTTGCTGAGATGGCCGATCTGGATGGTGATGCAGGCCATATAGTGCAGATCGGTGAGAATGGTTTCGATTTCCCGGTACTTGCTGATGACCGTCGGCAAACCGAGCGCCTTGTTGAAATAAAAGCCTTCGTCGGTATCTATTTCATGGAACATGTAGGGTTTCCGGTCCATGGCCTGGCCTCATGATCGAAGATTCCCGGGGGAGATAAGCGCTCAAAACTTCGGGCTGCGGGTTAGCTTGTAAGAGCAGAATGTGAGTCGGTCCTGTAATGACTGCTTTCATCAAATCACTCACTAAGCCAGCAGAGAGGTGCGGGGATACTCTTTTCCGCTCACTCGTCCCCTCCTGAGGGGTGAAAGCGTATCGCCCTGCATAGTCATATTAAACACAAACCCTGTCTGCATGATTCCCTCCCGAAAAGGAACGTTCTGACACCATTTCAGTCATGATGGAGTGGTGCCGCAATTCATTTGGGACTGTCCCCGGTAACGAAAATTCATTATACTCATTTTTCCGGTCTGTCTCGACTTTTCAGATTTATTTTCTGCCTGAGGCTTGAAAATGGGGATTAAATGGTTGTGGTGATTGTGCTGTTATGATTTCTACGGGCAAAAAAAATATCTGTCTTCTGCTTTGTCTGGTCATTCTGCGGGCGTTTACCGCAGTTGCCGGAGAGGATTGCTATGGAGAGGTAGTCTCCGTTGCCGACGTGCCCGGTTTTTTTGATGATCTGGCCGGGGCCGGGATTGATGAGGCGCTGGCAACAAGTCTTGAATACTACGGATCCCAGCCCCCGGAGCGGAGGTATGTCATCTGCAATCGGAGTTACCGCGCCTCGGAAATGGTGGAGACCCTGGTCGAGTTTCGCGCGGTGTATCAGCGGGTCGGGAATAGAACTGAATTGCAGGGTGCTCTGCAGGAAAAGTTTGAGCTCTGTCCTGCGGCCGGAGGCGCCGGAAGGGATGGGCGGATGCTGGTTACCGGTTATTTTGAACCGGTCGTTGCCGGCAGCCTGGTCAAAAAACCGCCCTTTGTCTATCCGGTCTACAGCGCCCCCCCTGATCTGGTTGTGCGGGGCGATGAAACCGGAAGAATCGAAAACGGTCGGCTGGTCCCTTACTGGTCACGGGCCGAAATCGAAGAGCGTGGGGTCCTTGCCGGGCAGGAGCTGGTCTATCTCGCCGATCGGGTCGAGGCGTTTATCCTTCACGTCCAGGGGTCGGGGAAGGTGCGTCTTCGTGACGGCAGGACTCTCGATCTGCAGTTTGCGGCCAAGAACGGGCGTCCTTACCGGAGTATCGGCAAACTGCTGGTCGACCGGGGGGCAATGGATCTGGAGCAGGTGAGCCTGCCGGCAATAATCAGCTATCTGGAGGCACATCCCCGGGAAGTTGATGAGATCCTCAAATACAATGAATCCTACGTGTTTTTCCGCTGGGGAGGGGGGGGCAGGAAAGGACCTCTGGGAAGTCTCGGGAGAGTTTTGACGCCCGGCAGGTCGGTAGCCGTCGATAATGATTGCTTTGCCCCGGGGGCTCCGGCTTATCTCGAAACCAGAAAACCTCTCTTTGCTAAAGACAACCTGATCATCGGCTGGGCGCCGCTGAAACGCTTTGTCTTCAGCCATGATACCGGCTCGGCGATTAAGGGGAGCGGCAGGCTCGATCTTTTTCTGGGCGGGGGAACCCAGGCCAGGGCTGCCGCAGGAAACCTGAAGAGCCCGGGGCGGCTCTATTTTCTGGTCAAAAAGAAATAGTTGCCGATTGCCGCCGCTATTATGTACTATTTATTACCGTGCCGGGCAGGCAGACGGGTACCCCAGATAAACGCATATCGATGGAAAGGGATCACAGATGAAGCAGCCAGATATTGATTACTGGATCGGCACCATGCTCCAGTCCTACGACCACGTTTCCGATCTTAACATCACCGCCGGTAAACCACTCCAGGTAGAAGCGGCAGGGCTCATGGAGGCTGTCCGGATCAGACCGGAAGTGAAAAAGCTCACTCCTTTCCAGGCGGAAGTTTTTGCCCTGAACCTGATTAACGGCGACCAGCGGCTGCTTGATGATCTCACCAAATACGGCTCCTGTGATCTTTCCTACCGTCTCGGGAAAGATGTGAGGTTTCGGGTCAACATCTTTTCCGGTCGGCGGAATATCTCTACCGTGCTCAGGAAGCTCGAAACCAGAATCCCGACCATCAGCGATCTCAATCTGCCGAACGCCCTCCATCGGGTCCATAAGGAGAGGAATGGTCTGATCCTGGTGACCGGGGCCACCGGTACCGGTAAATCAACTACCCTGGCGGCGATTCTTGACGAGGTCAACAAGGAACAACCTGTTCATGTGGTGACCCTGGAGGACCCTATCGAATATGTGCATACCCATGCCACGGCGACTTTCAACCAGCGGGAACTGGGCCGTGATTTCGATAATTTTTCCTCCGGTCTGCGGGCTGCCCTCCGGCAGGCGCCGAAAGTGATCCTGGTCGGTGAAATGCGTGACCGGGAGACTATGGAAATCGGCATGACGGCGGCTGAAACCGGCCATGTGGTGATGAGTACCCTGCATACCGTTGATGCGGGGCAGACCATCAACAGGATTCTCGGCATGTTCGAGCTGGAGGAGCAGGCCCAGGTCCGGAATCGACTTGCCGACACCATCCGTTGGATCGTCTGCCAGAGGCTGCTGCCGAAGATCGGCGGCGGGCGGATTGCGGCCATCGAAATCCTCTGTATGAACCTCAGGGTGAAAGAGCTCATCATGAATGGTGAAACCGATGAAAAGACCTTTTATGATATTATCGGCGATGGCGCGCCGGTCGGGATGATGACCTTTGACCAGCATATCCTGCAGCTTTTCGAGAACGGCCTGATTACCGAAGCGACTGCGATCTCCTACAGTTCGAAAAGAAGTGTGGTTTCCCGGGGGATTGATCTGGTCAAGTCCACCAGGGGCGAAGCGACCACCGGGATCAAGGGGCTGGCCATGGAAATCGGCGCCGGTCAGAAACACTCGGGGTATTAGGTTTTCGGGGGGGCTCAGGTTTCTGTTGGGCCGGGTGGCAATTGAAAAAAATCCTCCACCCGGGTTGTTCGGCTGGAGTCCACCTTAGCAGAAGTTTTTCGAAGTTCCGGCATTTTTTTCGCGAATTCCCTTTTTCCGGAGGAGAAAGATGATCACCACCTGTCCCAACTGTTCGAAGGAACTCCGGTTTACCGAGAGCCAGGAAAACAAGATCCAGGCCGCCCTGGACAGTCTCAAGTCCGGGACCCTGAAGATCAAATGCCCTCACTGCCGTGACGCCATTGAACTGCAGTCAGACGGGTCGCTGGCCGACTGGCGGGTGGATTCCGCCGAACCGACAACGAGTCGAAAGTCTCCTGAGGCGCCCAAGCCTCCGAATATCGACTGGCTGACCCAGGGAAAATTTGAAGAGGAAACTCGAATCAGGGATATGCCCAAGGCGTTGATCCTGATTGATAAGGGGCCTCTCAGAGACAAGGTGAACGGTTCGTTTGTCGAATTGTTTTACCAGACGATCAATGTCGACAGCGTGGCTGAAGCCATTGAGCAGATGCGGACGGCGGAGTTTGTCGTGGTGGTTCTGCACAGCGGCTTTGACGGGGTCTCTCTCAAGGACTCTGAATTTCACGAGTACATGCGTAACATGCAGATGTTTAAAAGACGGTATATATTTTATGTCCTGATCGGATCCGAGTTCAAGACTCTGTACACCCTGGAAGCATTGTCATACAGTGCGAATCTGGTCATTAACGATGGGGATGTGGACTTTATGAAAAATATCTACAAGAGGGGGCGGGGGGACTACGATGAACTGTTCGGCCCTTACATGGAAACCTTAAAAAAACATGGCCGGAAATAGGTTTTTTTCAGCGGAAGTTTTTCCGTTTCTTTTCGATGTTGAGGTCAAGAAATTTAAGCTTCTCGATGGTGGTTTCAAGTTTTCTGTTTTCAGCCCGCAACTCTTCCTGCCTCTGCTTGAGTGACGTGTTTTCCGCAGTCAGTTCCTTGATCCGCCTATCTTTGGCGCCTTGCGATTCGCGGGCTGATTGAGCCTCGTCAAGCTGGGCCTGCAGGGTTTCAATCACTCGCCGCTGTTCGGTAAATTCATTGAGAATGGTCAGGATGCTTTTTGCTTCATCCCGTTCCGGGCCTTGGGGGCTGAGAGAGATTATTTCCTCCAGCTCTGTTGCGGCGCGACCCAAATCCCGATCAGGGTTGTGAGGGGAGAGGAATAGACTCACCAGGTCCTGGTGAATCCTGACCGCGTCGGGACCCTCTTTTTCATCCAGGGTCAGATAGTCGTTTTGCAGTTTCCTGATTCGAAATGCAAACTCTTTTTGGGAGAGGCCCTCGGTGGAAAAATCAGTCGCCCGGTTTTTCCCGGTTATGGGGAGGCATCCGAGAAGCAAAGCCGAAAGAAGGAGGCCTGCGGGGATGATTTTCTTGGCTGACTTCATTGGTATTCCGTTCATTTTTTCCCGGCTCGGAACGAGAGGACCTTGGTGTCAAGGGGGTCATGGCGCTTGTCGACAATCATGGAGCTGCCGGTGATGGATTTGGCGTACTCCTTGATCTCGGCTACGATCTCGCCGACCTGGATGTGGTTTTCAAAGATTCTGTTCTGGTTGGTGGCCACGGCAATTGAAATGGTTGCCAGCGGGAAGGTCATGGTTTGCCCCTGTCGATTTTCTCCGGAGATAAAACCACGGTTTCTGTCGGCTTCGTTGTAGAATCCCGGAGAAGCATGGTCGAATCGTTCAATGACCGCGCGGCAGATATTTTTAAACTTGTCGGGCGTGGTGATGACCACAAAATCATCACCGCCGATATGGCCGAGAAAATCGTCGGAACCACCATGTTCGGCCAGGACATTCTCGATAATCGAGGCTGTTTCCAGGATCATATCGTTACCCTTCGCATAGCCGTAATGGTCATTGTAGGATTTGAAATTATCAAGGTCCATCAGGCAGAAGGCAAGGGGGTCGCGCTGCTCGATTTTCTTTTTTAGAATATTTTCCACGGCAACTCCTCCGGGCAGTCGGGTCAGAGGGCTTGCGTCGAGATACATCTCTTCAAGTTTCATAAGCCGGGTGGCCATCATGACAAAGGCATCCGCCAGTTCGCCGAGCTCATCCTTGTTGTCGATGTCCGGACGGTGGTCAAATTTCCCCTGGGAGATCATTTCGGTGGCAAATTGCAGTTTCCGTACCGCGCTGACAATGTTTCTGGTCACGACCAGAGCTGCGGTGATTGAAAGGGCCAGGCCGAAGACGCATAAGATCAGGGCGAATTTGAAGGCAAGACTGCCGATGGAGGAGATGACGCCGGCTTTTTCGTCCTGATCCCGCTCCGCATCCGCTTTAATTTTATCCAGCAGAGAGCCTATTTCGCTCTGCCGCATCCGGATGTTTCTCTCAAATTTTTCCGAGCTTTCAGGGTCGTCGGAACGCAGTTTGATGCCGGAAATAAGGTAGCTCGAATAACTGTTATAAAGGCTCTGCAGTTCGTCGGTGTGGAAATTTCTGTCGGCGGGAAGCTGCTTGAGTTTATCCAGAAGGTTGATGAACTCGGTCCCCCGGTCACTGAAGATCCTGAGCATCTCCTGATCTTTCAGGAGCATGTATCGCTTTACATACGATTCCTGTTGGAGAATCGCTTCTTTCATCTTGTCGACATTTTCCTTGACCGGAATGTCAACATTCAGGATCGCGTTGTTCATGCTGTTCAGGTGGTTGAGCTTGATCAGCGAAAAAGTCGAGATCACTATCAGGAGGAGCAGAAGAGGAAAAAAGCCGAGCAGCATCTTGTTGGCGATGCTGAGATGGCGGAATTTTGAGCTGAGATTTTTCAGCAGTCTGAAATGATCAGACTTCCCCGAAGCGGGTGAAGATTTTGGTGGAGAATCTTTGTCGGTCACTGGTCGAGACTCGCATTATTGATGGTCATATAACAACAATCCTGTTCCACCTCAGCCCCCATAAAAACACGGGCGAACTTAGGACCCACAGGTAAATGTGAACATGCGCAGCGAAACGCATTCCCCGCAGCTCGAAGTCGCACTCCGTTTGCGTATCTGCCGCAGGGAGCGTCAATGTGCCTTCCAGATCGGGAAGTGCCCGGTAAAGAGCTTCCGGCGATTTTCGCAAACCATGATAGCATGTTTCCATTGGTAATTCATTGAAATTGCGTATCGTACTTTTCGGCTCCGCGGCTGTAAGTCATTCGGGGGTGCTTCTTTGATGGCGGGTTCTTTGATCAGGGCCGGGGCCACGGAGCTGATCCGTTTCGGAATTGCGGCAAACCCGGGATCATCAGCAGGATCAGGTTGGTCACGGGT
This genomic interval from Pseudomonadota bacterium contains the following:
- a CDS encoding phage integrase N-terminal SAM-like domain-containing protein, producing the protein FIDLKEPDTVGAKEVKEYLEYLATRREVAGNTQRQALNAIVFLYAKVLEKPLGDIGAYAKPKKPQRLPVVFTHDEVDLVLESLEGTMGLMAGLLYGSGLRHMECVRLRVKDIDFARQQLLVRGKGGKDRLTVLSERFNEPLQEHLLRVKELHNADLKNGYGKGVRSLLDSCLFTTFCAAVLFAIRRHLAQFAVNIFSKSVAA
- a CDS encoding 3'-5' exonuclease, which codes for MDFSKIAKLFGRKSTGVHPLIARSQEYFRNFNKDLPLQDYDFVVFDTELSGFDLNKDEIVAIGAVKIRNLQIQCACTFYSLVRPEKDAHTPSTLIHRLTPGKLIAARPLAEVLPEFIDFCGEAVQIGHYTRLDLDFINKATTKLFGGALKTPYLDTMRLAMAYNESKHGHYYDHSNIHGAYTLNALSREFNLPIFTEHNALQDSLQTAYLFLFLVKKMREYGFRTLNDYLKAGRKWKIIL
- a CDS encoding cyclic nucleotide-binding domain-containing protein; protein product: MAKDETNEVPANVALAFLTEILPFKDLDPAALSKLARRCTIDFYPKGTLIFRQGETEVSHLYVIQQGGIKTYRTEGDTQTLKDYRGVGEYFGALPLIQGTRANLNIETIDDTFCFLFEKQDFLDLLDSNPAVSQYYLRTMSAKMAGLVYSEVRQHKMAPRTDGALYLFSAQVGDVAKGNLYQAPESTTVQEAAIIMSENMIGSLLLTDSRGEISGIVTDKDIRSKVVAKGIDFKTPVSAIMASPVQTISSQAVCFDALLKMIKTKIHHLAIEQNGKIIRMITTHDIMVTQGTSPLYLFREILAQKKIEGLYPLARKIPQVVRSLIEEGAKANNITRMIAVLNDHVLDRMLSLLQEEFGRAPVPWAWLLLGSEGRREQTFKTDQDNAIIYGAPEDPTLKDQAEEYFRPFSERAIEHLVKCGYPLCPGNIMASNPELRQPFPVWSGYFQKWCRTPTPESVLKSMIFFDFKAGFGDNGMAEALRDEITRTARKSDIFQLWLAKSCLSSRPPLSFFKNFIVEKDGEHKNTFDLKTRGLVFIVDFARLMSLKHGITETNTLARLNLLQENQYLPQGLCNEIIEAYEFLMHLRLIHQLQMMETGQEPDNYINPKDLTDLERQTLKEAFAVIGRLQDFLSKEFHLAEQ
- a CDS encoding EAL domain-containing protein, with amino-acid sequence MDRKPYMFHEIDTDEGFYFNKALGLPTVISKYREIETILTDLHYMACITIQIGHLSKVEYLYGSTIYTELLRFINDYLLKIRTEELRTEDIFVVDLFDVDTFIIFLSAPREHRTQLLRHLEAITERLRIHTEKKVFETFYPYLKEYARPSIGYALVINNPMVSNLRLITQLVSSAKKMGEFMTLKHDYSSRFNLQKIIIEENIHTVFQPIVSLPDLEIIGYEALSRGPEHSEFYTPQLLFVVASECGLSFELDRLCRKIALETIRHVETDRKIFVNTLTMTIHDPEFRGTYLKELLADLKIKPENVVFEVSERLAIDNYDLFRSALQDYKDIGIVQATDDIGTGYSDLERVMELNPGFMKIDISFVRGVDKSFIKQKIVASLVALARGLNSEIIAEGVETGEEYEKLVELGVPYAQGFLFGRPSPELVDKSFDFQHTAARS
- a CDS encoding murein transglycosylase A, whose product is MISTGKKNICLLLCLVILRAFTAVAGEDCYGEVVSVADVPGFFDDLAGAGIDEALATSLEYYGSQPPERRYVICNRSYRASEMVETLVEFRAVYQRVGNRTELQGALQEKFELCPAAGGAGRDGRMLVTGYFEPVVAGSLVKKPPFVYPVYSAPPDLVVRGDETGRIENGRLVPYWSRAEIEERGVLAGQELVYLADRVEAFILHVQGSGKVRLRDGRTLDLQFAAKNGRPYRSIGKLLVDRGAMDLEQVSLPAIISYLEAHPREVDEILKYNESYVFFRWGGGGRKGPLGSLGRVLTPGRSVAVDNDCFAPGAPAYLETRKPLFAKDNLIIGWAPLKRFVFSHDTGSAIKGSGRLDLFLGGGTQARAAAGNLKSPGRLYFLVKKK
- a CDS encoding PilT/PilU family type 4a pilus ATPase; its protein translation is MKQPDIDYWIGTMLQSYDHVSDLNITAGKPLQVEAAGLMEAVRIRPEVKKLTPFQAEVFALNLINGDQRLLDDLTKYGSCDLSYRLGKDVRFRVNIFSGRRNISTVLRKLETRIPTISDLNLPNALHRVHKERNGLILVTGATGTGKSTTLAAILDEVNKEQPVHVVTLEDPIEYVHTHATATFNQRELGRDFDNFSSGLRAALRQAPKVILVGEMRDRETMEIGMTAAETGHVVMSTLHTVDAGQTINRILGMFELEEQAQVRNRLADTIRWIVCQRLLPKIGGGRIAAIEILCMNLRVKELIMNGETDEKTFYDIIGDGAPVGMMTFDQHILQLFENGLITEATAISYSSKRSVVSRGIDLVKSTRGEATTGIKGLAMEIGAGQKHSGY
- a CDS encoding zinc-ribbon domain-containing protein encodes the protein MITTCPNCSKELRFTESQENKIQAALDSLKSGTLKIKCPHCRDAIELQSDGSLADWRVDSAEPTTSRKSPEAPKPPNIDWLTQGKFEEETRIRDMPKALILIDKGPLRDKVNGSFVELFYQTINVDSVAEAIEQMRTAEFVVVVLHSGFDGVSLKDSEFHEYMRNMQMFKRRYIFYVLIGSEFKTLYTLEALSYSANLVINDGDVDFMKNIYKRGRGDYDELFGPYMETLKKHGRK
- a CDS encoding diguanylate cyclase — encoded protein: MTDKDSPPKSSPASGKSDHFRLLKNLSSKFRHLSIANKMLLGFFPLLLLLIVISTFSLIKLNHLNSMNNAILNVDIPVKENVDKMKEAILQQESYVKRYMLLKDQEMLRIFSDRGTEFINLLDKLKQLPADRNFHTDELQSLYNSYSSYLISGIKLRSDDPESSEKFERNIRMRQSEIGSLLDKIKADAERDQDEKAGVISSIGSLAFKFALILCVFGLALSITAALVVTRNIVSAVRKLQFATEMISQGKFDHRPDIDNKDELGELADAFVMMATRLMKLEEMYLDASPLTRLPGGVAVENILKKKIEQRDPLAFCLMDLDNFKSYNDHYGYAKGNDMILETASIIENVLAEHGGSDDFLGHIGGDDFVVITTPDKFKNICRAVIERFDHASPGFYNEADRNRGFISGENRQGQTMTFPLATISIAVATNQNRIFENHIQVGEIVAEIKEYAKSITGSSMIVDKRHDPLDTKVLSFRAGKK